A single window of Aquarana catesbeiana isolate 2022-GZ linkage group LG10, ASM4218655v1, whole genome shotgun sequence DNA harbors:
- the LOC141109928 gene encoding uncharacterized protein, which yields MVRKHQRNLEIQRETPSVTSTETADTETVREDQSDVEIQRETPPDTSSETADTETVKEGQRNLEIQRETPPNTSTEEVPMMSPTMTVTTTTTMETTTTGKLVIDPDVKFITKIIDQLQRNKLSPLVWTFVGVGVLLLIVFVAVGLYFRICCCCRARKRDSLKTMEEGLLEMGGAEEKDVPAVMEERCTAKDEVCIVMEEDESGDMEGGITERNKMHTQLTEVCTIMEKRHTSTEEVAAMEEELSVTKQKLAEAQELVVRVQELAKMQEKLSENRKEELAVKEKELTATQKRLADKEKEYIEILIEVEEGVTAMKEELSVTKRELAAREQELAAAQEELAKMQAKSTEKKKSRWSLRKK from the exons ATGGTCAGGAAGCACCAAAGAAACCTGGAGATACAGAGGGAGACCCCTTCAGTCACTTCCACCGAGACCGCTGATACCGagacggtcagggaggaccaaaGTGATGTGGAGATACAGAGGGAGACCCCTCCAGACACttcctctgagaccgctgataccgagACGGTCAAGGAGGGACAAAGAAACCTGGAGATACAGAGGGAGACCCCTCCAAACACTTCTACTGAGGAGGTCCCCATGATGTCTCCAACAATGACAGTGACAACGACAACAACAATGGAGACTACTACTACAGGAAAACTAGTTATTGATCCCGATGTGAAATTTATCACCAAGATCATCGATCAACTGCAGAGAAATAAGCTCTCTCCATTAGTGTGGACCTTTGTTGGAGTCGGTGTTCTACTGCTAATCGTCTTCGTTGCAGTAGGACTTTACTTCAG AATTTGTTGCTGCTGCAGAGCAAGAAAGAGGGACAGTCTAAAGACAATGGAAGAAGGACTCCTAGAGATGGGAGGCGCAGAGGAAAAAGATGTCCCGGCGGTGATGGAAGAAAGATGCACAGCAAAGGATGAAGTATGCATCGTGATGGAAGAAGATGAAAGCGGAGATATGGAAGGAGGAATCACTGAGAGGAACAAAATGCACACACAGCTGACTGAAGTGTGCACAATAATGGAAAAAAGACACACATCGACGGAAGAAGTTGCAGCGATGGAAGAAGAACTCTCAGTGACTAAACAAAAACTTGCAGAGGCGCAAGAACTGGTAGTGAGGGTACAAGAACTTGCAAAGATGCAAGAAAAATTAtcagaaaatagaaaagaagaacTGGCAGTGAAGGAAAAAGAACTTACCGCAACGCAAAAAAGATTGGCAGACAAAGAAAAAGAGTATATAGAAATACTCATAGAGGTTGAAGAAGGAGTCACTGCAATGAAAGAAGAACTATCAGTGACTAAAAGAGAACTGGCGGCGAGGGAACAAGAACTCGCAGCGGCGCAAGAAGAACTTGCAAAGATGCAAGCTAAATCTACAGAGAAAAAGAAGAGCCGGTGGTCACTAAGAAAGAAGTGA